In Janthinobacterium sp. J1-1, a single genomic region encodes these proteins:
- a CDS encoding antiactivator of flagellar biosynthesis FleN protein: protein MANFDFDQAEGLRRMLAGAQPRVLTFLSATPQDDKGAMLVNLGASLAHAGNEVLLLDASTSGDGVASRLGLAHGASLLDVARQQCGLNQVIHQVPQGFGVASLGARDHLMDGPGYASEDEARRLAKTFEVMARQAGIVLVDGDMSMAGQGGACFPVPMMASADIVVQVSTSATSIKAAYCLIKRLNQELGRRPFGILVTGASETEAKVVYDNMAQAASRYLAVKLTSMGSVPADEYLHRAARLGRSVIDAFPLAGASVAFRGLAERLARSAAPVLGTTLYQTGSPHHFSA from the coding sequence GTGGCTAATTTTGATTTCGACCAGGCCGAAGGCTTGCGCCGCATGCTCGCTGGCGCGCAGCCGCGCGTGCTGACGTTTTTGTCGGCCACGCCGCAGGACGACAAGGGCGCGATGCTGGTCAACCTCGGCGCTTCGCTGGCGCACGCCGGCAATGAGGTGCTGCTGCTCGATGCCAGCACCAGCGGCGACGGCGTCGCTTCCCGGCTGGGCCTGGCACATGGCGCCAGCCTGCTCGACGTGGCGCGCCAGCAATGCGGCCTGAACCAGGTGATCCACCAGGTGCCGCAAGGCTTCGGCGTGGCCAGCCTGGGCGCGCGCGACCATCTGATGGATGGCCCCGGCTACGCCAGCGAGGACGAAGCGCGGCGCCTGGCCAAGACCTTTGAAGTGATGGCGCGCCAGGCTGGCATCGTGCTGGTCGACGGCGACATGAGCATGGCCGGGCAGGGCGGCGCCTGCTTCCCGGTGCCGATGATGGCCAGCGCCGATATCGTGGTGCAGGTCTCGACCAGCGCCACTTCGATCAAGGCCGCCTACTGCCTGATCAAGCGCCTGAACCAGGAACTGGGCCGCCGTCCTTTCGGCATTCTCGTCACCGGCGCTTCCGAAACGGAAGCAAAAGTGGTATACGATAATATGGCACAAGCGGCAAGCCGCTACCTGGCCGTGAAGCTGACGTCGATGGGCTCGGTTCCGGCCGACGAATACCTGCATCGGGCGGCGCGGCTGGGCCGCAGCGTGATCGATGCGTTTCCGCTGGCTGGCGCATCGGTGGCGTTTCGCGGACTGGCCGAACGGCTGGCCCGCTCGGCGGCGCCGGTGCTGGGCACCACCTTGTACCAGACGGGGAGTCCACACCATTTCAGCGCCTGA
- a CDS encoding fumarylacetoacetate hydrolase family protein, translated as MKLATLNDGTRDGQLAVVSRDLKTAHLADGIASTLQKALDDWTFIAPQLDLLYQTINSGRGHRAFDFEPANCMAPLPRSSQRAAGAAYLQQIERACKAAGQGVPPDLRDAPRLYQGASDAFLGAQDEIMLAYEQWGIDYEAGIAVITDDVAMGATADQAHMNIKLLMLVNDISLRNLAQAEQANGYGLVQSKPGMACSPVAITPDELGDAWRGGKVHLPVRCSLNGKLSGQPQAGADMAFNYPQLLAHLCQTRPARAGSVVSAGGVANKEVKKGFCSIVERRNQEMNTDGVISTPYMLFGDTVRIEMLGEDGKSLFGAIEQTLKQAETRRSR; from the coding sequence ATGAAATTAGCAACACTGAATGACGGCACCCGCGATGGCCAGCTGGCTGTCGTCTCGCGCGACCTGAAAACGGCGCACCTGGCCGATGGCATCGCCTCCACCTTGCAAAAGGCGCTCGACGACTGGACCTTTATCGCGCCCCAGCTGGACCTGCTGTACCAGACCATCAACAGCGGGCGCGGCCACCGCGCGTTCGACTTCGAGCCGGCCAACTGCATGGCGCCCTTGCCGCGCAGCAGCCAGCGGGCGGCGGGCGCGGCCTATCTGCAGCAGATCGAGCGCGCCTGCAAGGCGGCCGGTCAAGGCGTGCCGCCTGACCTGCGCGATGCGCCGCGCTTGTACCAGGGCGCCAGCGATGCTTTCCTGGGCGCCCAGGACGAGATCATGCTCGCTTACGAGCAATGGGGCATCGACTACGAAGCGGGGATTGCCGTCATTACCGATGACGTGGCGATGGGCGCGACGGCCGACCAGGCGCACATGAACATCAAGCTCTTGATGCTGGTCAATGACATCAGCTTGCGCAACCTGGCGCAGGCGGAACAGGCCAACGGCTACGGCCTGGTGCAGTCGAAACCCGGCATGGCCTGCTCGCCGGTGGCGATCACTCCGGATGAACTGGGCGATGCCTGGCGCGGCGGCAAGGTGCACCTGCCCGTGCGTTGCAGCCTGAACGGCAAGTTGAGCGGCCAGCCGCAGGCCGGCGCCGACATGGCCTTCAATTACCCGCAATTGCTGGCCCACCTGTGCCAGACGCGCCCGGCCCGCGCCGGTAGCGTGGTGAGCGCCGGCGGCGTCGCCAACAAGGAAGTCAAGAAGGGATTTTGCAGCATCGTTGAGCGGCGAAACCAGGAGATGAATACCGATGGCGTTATCAGCACGCCGTACATGCTGTTCGGCGATACCGTCCGCATCGAGATGCTGGGCGAGGACGGCAAGTCGCTGTTTGGCGCCATCGAACAAACGCTGAAACAGGCCGAAACCCGCCGCTCGCGTTAA
- a CDS encoding 16S rRNA pseudouridine(516) synthase, translating into MSKLSLDRILQSQGFGTRKYCRSLIDDGEVVIDGVAQTNYRTTVETDGLVLHVFDEEWVYRQHLYLALYKPANFECSRKPSHHPGVLTLLPEQFTWREVQPVGRLDHDTTGMLLMSDDGPFIHAQSSPKRHVPKIYQATTQEPVTDELVALLLAGVQLHDEPAPLAALVCVKRGEHQLEIVLEQGKYHQVKRMLAAAGNHCTALHRSAIGSLTLESLGIEEGEWCYLTPEQIALLA; encoded by the coding sequence ATGAGTAAATTATCCCTAGACCGCATCCTGCAATCGCAGGGTTTCGGCACCCGCAAGTATTGCCGTTCCCTTATCGATGACGGCGAGGTCGTGATCGATGGCGTTGCCCAGACCAATTACCGCACCACAGTCGAGACCGACGGCCTGGTGCTGCACGTGTTCGACGAAGAGTGGGTTTATCGCCAGCACCTGTACCTGGCCTTGTATAAGCCGGCCAACTTCGAATGCTCGCGCAAACCCAGCCATCATCCTGGCGTATTGACCTTGCTGCCCGAGCAGTTCACCTGGCGCGAAGTGCAGCCGGTCGGCCGGCTCGACCACGATACCACCGGCATGCTGCTGATGTCCGACGATGGCCCGTTTATCCATGCACAATCGTCGCCGAAGCGCCATGTGCCGAAGATCTACCAGGCCACCACGCAAGAGCCCGTGACCGATGAACTGGTGGCGCTGCTGCTGGCCGGGGTGCAGCTGCATGACGAACCGGCGCCGCTGGCGGCGCTGGTCTGCGTCAAGCGCGGCGAGCACCAGCTGGAAATCGTGCTCGAGCAGGGCAAATACCACCAGGTCAAGCGCATGCTGGCCGCCGCCGGCAACCATTGCACGGCGCTGCACCGTTCCGCCATCGGCAGCCTGACGCTGGAGTCCCTGGGTATCGAAGAAGGCGAATGGTGCTACCTGACGCCGGAACAGATCGCCTTGCTGGCTTGA
- the flhF gene encoding flagellar biosynthesis protein FlhF: MNVKKFTAPTSRDALRKVREALGPDAVILSNRQGDGVVEILALANDDAASLSSPPAASEMSQPRPQLQTQFAVPQRPSAPPSRPAAAPAEALDMARMQQMMTSALAHVKKNATADIDGMMNEIRAMRGMMETQLAEISWSATQQREPQKNVVLREMLAAGFSASLARYLIDKLPAGLDGAQSMRWIKTVLSRNLNTMANEDAMLEQGGVFALVGPTGVGKTTSTAKLAARCVMRHGPEKLALITTDAYRIGAHEQLRIYGKILGVMVHSVKDEADLRIALKELKNKHTVLIDTVGVSQRDQMVTEQVAMLSGAGADVKRLLCLNSTATQETLNEVVRAYQGSGLAGCIMTKLDEAASIGNVLDVVIRQKLNLFYVSNGQRVPEDLYLADRGYLIDRAFKLKRDSAATQFADDELPLLMAQAATRNNEARGVHGG; the protein is encoded by the coding sequence ATGAATGTGAAAAAATTTACCGCGCCGACCTCGCGCGATGCGCTGCGCAAGGTGCGTGAAGCGCTCGGTCCGGACGCCGTGATCCTGTCGAATCGCCAGGGTGATGGCGTGGTGGAAATCCTGGCGCTGGCCAATGATGACGCCGCCTCGCTGTCGTCGCCGCCGGCCGCCTCCGAAATGTCGCAGCCGCGTCCGCAGTTGCAGACCCAGTTTGCCGTGCCGCAGCGCCCGTCCGCGCCGCCGTCCCGTCCTGCCGCGGCGCCTGCCGAAGCCCTGGACATGGCGCGCATGCAGCAGATGATGACCAGCGCGCTGGCGCATGTGAAAAAGAATGCCACGGCCGATATCGACGGCATGATGAATGAAATCCGCGCCATGCGCGGCATGATGGAAACCCAGCTGGCCGAAATTTCCTGGAGCGCCACCCAGCAGCGCGAGCCGCAAAAAAACGTGGTGCTGCGCGAAATGCTGGCGGCCGGTTTTTCGGCCAGCCTGGCGCGCTACCTGATCGACAAGCTGCCGGCCGGCCTGGACGGCGCGCAAAGCATGCGCTGGATCAAGACCGTGCTGAGCCGCAACCTGAACACCATGGCCAATGAAGACGCGATGCTGGAGCAGGGCGGCGTGTTCGCCCTGGTCGGCCCGACCGGTGTCGGCAAGACCACCAGCACCGCCAAGCTGGCCGCGCGCTGCGTGATGCGCCACGGTCCGGAAAAGCTGGCCCTGATCACCACCGATGCCTATCGTATCGGCGCCCACGAGCAACTGCGCATCTACGGCAAGATCCTCGGCGTGATGGTGCATTCGGTCAAGGACGAGGCCGACCTGCGCATCGCCCTGAAAGAACTCAAGAACAAGCATACGGTGCTGATCGACACGGTCGGCGTCAGCCAGCGCGACCAGATGGTCACGGAACAGGTGGCGATGCTGTCGGGCGCCGGCGCCGATGTGAAACGCCTGCTGTGCCTGAACTCGACCGCGACCCAGGAAACCCTGAACGAAGTGGTGCGCGCCTACCAGGGCAGCGGCCTGGCCGGCTGCATCATGACCAAGCTCGATGAGGCGGCCTCGATCGGCAATGTGCTCGACGTGGTGATCCGCCAGAAACTCAATCTGTTCTACGTCTCGAACGGCCAGCGCGTGCCGGAAGATCTCTATCTGGCCGACCGCGGCTACCTGATCGACCGCGCCTTCAAGCTCAAGCGCGATTCCGCCGCGACCCAGTTTGCCGACGACGAACTGCCGCTGCTGATGGCCCAGGCCGCTACCCGCAACAATGAAGCACGCGGGGTGCACGGTGGCTAA
- the flhA gene encoding flagellar biosynthesis protein FlhA: MNGLRMPAWLSGMNNNASRGLAAPIIIIMLLAMMVLPLPAFILDIFFSFNIALSIIVLLTALYTVKPLDFMAFPTILLVSTMLRLSLNVASTRVVLTEGHTGADAAGKVIEAFGHFLIGGNYTVGIVVFIILTIINFTVVTKGAGRIAEVGARFALDAMPGKQMAIDADLNAGLIVEDEARRRRTEVAQEAEFYGAMDGASKYVRGDAIAGIMVTVINIIGGLLVGLIQHDMGFADALKNYTLLAIGDGLVAQIPSLIISTAAGIVVSRVASDQDIGTQLVGQLFAKPQVLYITAGIIGGMGMIPGMPNLVFLLLAGALGGSAYLITKTAQKKKADAEIPTEAPQATVAPEQEEASWQDIMPVDTLGLEVGYRLIPLVDKSQGGELLKRIKGIRKKFAQEVGFLAPPVHIRDNLELKPSAYRITLKGVEVGVGESFNGQFLAINPGMASGSLPGVSTTDPAFGLPATWIDAALRDQAQSMGYTVVDAGTVVATHLNHLITSHASELLGRAEVQSLLDHLGKDAPRLVEDLVPKMLSLSTLQKVLQNLLMEGVHIRDMRTIIETLAEHTVHTQDPTDLTALVRVSLGRAIVQQLFPGAAELSVMTLDNRLERLLMQAMGAGGDGAGIEPGLADTIAHQAGLAAQQQEAMGLTPVLLVPAPLRALLSRFLRRALPQLKVLSHAEVPETKTIRVTSLVGAQ, from the coding sequence ATGAACGGCTTGAGAATGCCAGCCTGGCTGAGCGGCATGAACAACAATGCCAGCAGGGGCCTGGCCGCGCCGATCATCATCATCATGCTGCTGGCGATGATGGTGCTGCCGCTGCCGGCGTTTATCCTCGATATCTTCTTCAGCTTCAATATCGCGCTGTCGATCATCGTGCTGCTGACCGCCTTGTATACCGTCAAGCCGCTCGACTTCATGGCGTTTCCGACCATCCTGCTGGTGTCGACCATGCTGCGCCTGTCGCTGAACGTGGCGTCGACCCGCGTGGTGCTGACCGAGGGCCATACGGGCGCGGACGCGGCCGGTAAAGTGATCGAGGCGTTCGGCCACTTCCTGATCGGCGGCAACTACACGGTCGGTATCGTGGTGTTTATCATCCTGACCATCATTAACTTTACCGTCGTCACCAAGGGCGCCGGCCGTATCGCCGAAGTGGGCGCCCGCTTTGCGCTCGACGCCATGCCTGGTAAACAGATGGCGATTGACGCCGACCTGAACGCCGGTCTGATCGTCGAAGACGAGGCGCGCCGCCGCCGCACGGAAGTGGCGCAGGAAGCGGAATTCTACGGCGCCATGGACGGTGCCAGCAAATACGTGCGCGGCGATGCGATCGCCGGCATCATGGTGACCGTAATCAATATTATCGGCGGCCTGCTGGTCGGCCTGATCCAGCACGACATGGGCTTTGCCGATGCCTTGAAAAACTACACCCTGCTGGCCATCGGTGACGGCCTGGTGGCGCAGATTCCTTCGCTGATCATTTCCACCGCGGCCGGTATCGTCGTCTCGCGCGTGGCCAGCGACCAGGACATCGGCACCCAGCTGGTGGGCCAGTTGTTTGCCAAACCGCAAGTGCTGTATATCACCGCCGGCATTATCGGCGGCATGGGCATGATCCCCGGCATGCCGAACCTGGTGTTCCTGCTGCTGGCCGGCGCGCTCGGTGGCTCGGCCTATCTGATCACCAAGACGGCGCAGAAGAAGAAAGCCGACGCGGAAATACCTACCGAAGCGCCGCAGGCGACCGTGGCGCCAGAGCAGGAAGAGGCCAGCTGGCAAGACATCATGCCGGTCGACACCTTGGGCCTGGAAGTGGGCTATCGCTTGATCCCGCTGGTCGACAAATCGCAGGGCGGCGAATTGCTCAAGCGTATCAAGGGCATCCGCAAGAAATTCGCCCAGGAAGTCGGTTTCCTGGCGCCACCGGTGCATATCCGCGACAACCTGGAACTGAAACCGTCGGCCTACCGCATCACCCTCAAGGGGGTGGAAGTGGGCGTCGGCGAATCGTTCAATGGCCAGTTCCTGGCGATCAATCCCGGCATGGCCAGCGGCAGCCTGCCTGGCGTGTCGACCACCGACCCGGCCTTCGGCCTGCCGGCCACCTGGATCGATGCGGCCCTGCGCGACCAGGCGCAGTCGATGGGCTACACGGTGGTCGACGCGGGCACCGTGGTGGCGACCCATTTGAATCACCTGATCACCTCGCATGCCTCGGAACTGCTGGGCCGCGCCGAAGTCCAATCGCTGCTCGACCACCTGGGCAAGGACGCGCCGCGCCTGGTGGAAGACCTGGTGCCGAAGATGCTGTCGCTGTCGACTCTGCAAAAAGTGCTGCAGAACCTGTTGATGGAAGGCGTGCATATCCGCGACATGCGCACGATTATCGAAACCCTGGCCGAGCACACCGTGCACACGCAGGACCCGACCGACCTGACCGCCCTGGTGCGCGTGTCGCTGGGCCGCGCCATCGTGCAGCAGCTGTTCCCCGGCGCCGCCGAATTGTCGGTGATGACCCTGGACAACCGCCTGGAACGCCTGCTGATGCAGGCCATGGGCGCCGGCGGCGACGGTGCCGGCATCGAGCCCGGCCTGGCCGACACCATCGCCCACCAGGCGGGGCTGGCGGCGCAACAGCAGGAAGCCATGGGCCTGACGCCGGTGCTGCTGGTGCCGGCGCCGCTGCGCGCGCTGCTGTCGCGTTTCCTGCGCCGCGCCTTGCCGCAACTGAAGGTGCTGTCGCATGCGGAAGTGCCGGAAACCAAGACGATTCGGGTGACCAGTCTGGTCGGTGCGCAGTAA
- a CDS encoding S49 family peptidase: MSDNINDKPAHTPAGAGNSQWERTVLEKLVFATVQEQRAHRRWSIFFKIFSLLIVLIVLFALWVFYDYNNMGDTETLGRHTALIDISGEIESEGAGSAAVVIPALDKAFSDSGSVAVVLHINSPGGSPVQAGMIVDEILRLRKGYPDKPLYVVVDEMCASGGYYIASAADRIYVNKASVVGSIGVLMDGFGFTGTMEKVGVERRLLTAGENKGFMDPFSPLSDKHKAHAQAMLNEIHQQFIAVVRAGRGKRLKETPETFSGLFWTGARAVEMGLADDFGTVDSVARDIVKAEDIVDYTQHEGLPERVLKKFGAAMGAGAIKAAVQQAQPSLR, from the coding sequence ATGAGCGATAACATCAACGACAAACCGGCGCATACCCCCGCCGGCGCCGGCAACAGTCAATGGGAACGCACGGTGCTGGAAAAGCTCGTGTTCGCCACCGTGCAGGAGCAGCGCGCGCACCGGCGCTGGAGCATCTTCTTCAAGATCTTCAGCCTGCTGATCGTGCTGATCGTGCTGTTCGCGCTGTGGGTATTTTATGATTACAACAATATGGGCGACACGGAAACCCTGGGCCGGCATACGGCGCTGATCGATATCAGCGGCGAGATCGAGTCCGAAGGCGCCGGCTCGGCCGCGGTCGTGATCCCGGCGCTGGACAAGGCGTTTTCGGACAGCGGCTCGGTGGCGGTGGTGCTGCACATTAACAGCCCCGGCGGCAGTCCGGTCCAGGCCGGCATGATCGTCGATGAGATCCTGCGCTTGCGCAAAGGCTATCCCGACAAGCCGCTGTATGTGGTGGTCGACGAAATGTGCGCCTCGGGCGGCTATTACATCGCCTCCGCCGCCGACCGCATCTATGTCAACAAGGCCAGCGTGGTCGGTTCGATCGGCGTGCTGATGGATGGCTTCGGCTTTACGGGCACGATGGAAAAAGTCGGCGTCGAACGCCGTTTGCTGACGGCCGGCGAGAACAAGGGCTTCATGGACCCGTTCAGCCCGCTCAGCGACAAGCACAAGGCGCATGCGCAGGCCATGCTCAATGAAATCCACCAGCAATTCATCGCCGTGGTGCGCGCCGGGCGCGGCAAGCGCCTGAAAGAAACACCGGAAACCTTTTCCGGCCTGTTCTGGACCGGCGCGCGCGCCGTCGAGATGGGCCTGGCCGACGATTTCGGCACCGTCGACAGCGTGGCGCGCGATATCGTCAAGGCCGAAGACATCGTCGACTATACCCAGCATGAAGGCCTGCCGGAGCGGGTGCTGAAGAAATTTGGCGCCGCCATGGGCGCTGGCGCCATCAAGGCGGCCGTGCAGCAGGCCCAGCCGTCGCTGCGTTAG
- a CDS encoding HAD-IA family hydrolase produces MARKQFDLIVFDWDGTLMDSTSTIVRCIQAAAKDLHLPVPTDLLASHVIGLGLQEAMQVVMPDVEAKHHARMVERYRYHYLSRDHELVLFDGVQDMLLDLSQNGYFLAVATGKSRVGLNRALNAVKLLSLFDATRCADETFSKPHPAMLQELTRELGQDMRRTVMIGDTSHDLLMASNAGAAGIAVEYGAHPVSQLQECKSVYSAANVAQLHQWLSEHA; encoded by the coding sequence ATGGCAAGAAAGCAATTTGATCTGATCGTCTTCGATTGGGACGGTACCCTGATGGACAGCACTTCGACCATCGTCCGCTGCATCCAGGCGGCGGCCAAGGACTTGCACTTGCCGGTGCCGACCGATCTGCTGGCCTCGCACGTGATCGGGCTGGGCTTGCAGGAAGCGATGCAAGTGGTGATGCCGGACGTCGAGGCCAAACACCATGCGCGCATGGTCGAACGCTACCGTTATCATTATCTGTCGCGCGACCATGAGCTGGTGCTGTTCGACGGGGTGCAGGACATGCTGCTCGACCTGTCGCAAAACGGCTATTTCCTGGCCGTTGCCACCGGCAAGAGCCGTGTCGGCCTGAACCGCGCCCTGAACGCCGTCAAGCTGCTGTCGCTGTTCGACGCCACGCGTTGCGCCGACGAAACCTTTTCCAAGCCCCATCCGGCCATGCTGCAGGAACTGACGCGCGAACTGGGCCAGGACATGCGCCGCACCGTGATGATCGGCGATACCAGCCACGATCTGCTGATGGCCAGCAATGCGGGCGCGGCCGGCATCGCGGTCGAATACGGCGCCCATCCCGTGTCGCAGTTGCAGGAATGCAAATCTGTGTATTCGGCCGCGAATGTGGCGCAGTTGCATCAATGGCTGAGCGAGCACGCGTGA
- a CDS encoding RluA family pseudouridine synthase, protein MKSQNDVVPPSTPPVQPQAQFVTIAEEEAGQRIDNYLLRVCKGVPKSHIYRILRSGEVRVNKGRIDQLYRLAEGDVVRIPPVRVAEKAPTGAPAAEFKIIFEDAQLLVIDKPAGVAVHGGSGVSFGVIEQLRASRPDAKFLELVHRLDRDTSGLLLLAKKRSALTNLHEQMRDGVTDKRYLVLVAGDWKNARQHIKLPLHKYTTAEGERRVAVQADGLASHTVFSLLHKYNNFALLEAELKTGRTHQIRVHLSSSGFPIAGDDKYGDFALNRALLKADATRGALKRMFLHAHQITFVHPETGKTMTLNAPLAAECERFLVSLGKPLAVATR, encoded by the coding sequence ATGAAGAGTCAAAATGATGTTGTTCCCCCTTCAACACCCCCGGTTCAGCCGCAAGCCCAATTCGTTACCATCGCCGAAGAAGAAGCTGGCCAGCGTATTGATAACTACTTGTTAAGAGTATGCAAGGGAGTGCCTAAAAGCCACATCTACCGCATCTTGCGTTCGGGAGAAGTGCGGGTCAACAAAGGCCGTATCGACCAGCTGTACCGGCTGGCCGAAGGCGACGTGGTACGGATTCCACCGGTGCGCGTGGCCGAAAAAGCGCCGACCGGCGCGCCGGCCGCCGAGTTCAAGATCATCTTCGAAGATGCGCAGCTGCTGGTGATCGACAAGCCGGCCGGCGTCGCCGTGCATGGCGGTTCGGGCGTGTCGTTCGGCGTGATCGAGCAATTGCGCGCCTCGCGCCCGGACGCCAAGTTCCTGGAACTGGTGCACCGCCTGGACCGCGACACGTCCGGCTTGCTGTTGCTGGCGAAAAAGCGTTCCGCGCTGACCAACCTGCACGAGCAGATGCGCGACGGCGTCACCGACAAGCGCTACCTGGTGCTGGTGGCGGGCGACTGGAAGAACGCGCGCCAGCATATCAAGCTGCCGCTGCACAAATATACGACGGCCGAGGGCGAGCGCCGGGTGGCGGTGCAGGCCGATGGCCTGGCGTCGCACACGGTGTTTTCGTTGTTGCATAAATATAACAACTTCGCCTTGCTGGAAGCCGAACTGAAAACCGGCCGCACCCACCAGATCCGCGTTCATCTGTCTTCGTCGGGCTTCCCCATTGCCGGTGATGACAAATACGGCGATTTCGCCCTCAACCGCGCGCTGTTGAAAGCCGACGCCACGCGCGGCGCCCTGAAGCGCATGTTCCTGCACGCGCACCAGATTACCTTCGTGCATCCGGAAACCGGCAAGACGATGACCCTCAATGCACCGTTGGCCGCCGAGTGCGAGCGTTTCTTGGTAAGCTTGGGCAAACCACTCGCCGTTGCCACGCGTTAA
- a CDS encoding Rieske (2Fe-2S) protein, with amino-acid sequence MAERARVMAGVQDILICAADAVAEGGKGVRFPVLAGGEATTGFVVRYDGKPYGYLNRCAHVPIELDWAEGEFFESSGLYLMCSTHGAIYVPDSGYCAGGPCKGGRLRPIAVSERDGQLYWQPDEYVMPRAA; translated from the coding sequence ATGGCTGAGCGAGCACGCGTGATGGCTGGCGTGCAAGACATCCTGATCTGCGCCGCCGACGCCGTCGCCGAAGGCGGCAAGGGCGTGCGCTTTCCCGTGCTGGCCGGCGGCGAGGCGACCACCGGTTTTGTCGTGCGCTACGACGGCAAGCCGTATGGCTATCTGAACCGCTGCGCCCATGTGCCGATCGAGCTGGACTGGGCCGAAGGCGAGTTTTTCGAATCGAGCGGCCTGTATCTGATGTGTTCCACGCATGGCGCCATCTATGTGCCGGACAGCGGCTACTGTGCGGGCGGCCCGTGCAAGGGTGGTCGTTTGCGCCCGATCGCGGTCAGTGAGCGCGACGGGCAATTGTATTGGCAGCCTGATGAATATGTGATGCCGCGCGCGGCTTAG
- the flhB gene encoding flagellar biosynthesis protein FlhB has product MSEDSDAEKTEAASPKRLEQAREEGDVPRSREVATFTVLMASGCCLWFAGDAIVRRLTAVMVSGLTLDREQILNPNTMILRVASDVTSVLLTCLPYAVAIMVVALASPLLVGGWLFSSKAFTPNFGKLNPIRGLGNMVSKNALVELLKALAKTLVVGFVAWLVMQHHKDAVLGLSVESLRAGSGHMISMLISAFLFIVGALGLIAAIDGPYQMWHYANKMKMTLQEVKQEAKESDGNPQIKQKIRQLQHEMSRRRMMADVPTADVVVTNPTHYAVALKYGENSRGAPQVVAKGADEVAAKIRELAGEHKVAILEAPALARALFKHTEIGDEIPEALYGAVAEVLAYVFQLRSHGNGHGQRPDKPKKLDVPPELDPLNPAAQSKPAPGADKNNKGSTP; this is encoded by the coding sequence ATGTCGGAAGACAGCGACGCAGAAAAGACCGAAGCCGCGTCACCGAAGCGCCTCGAGCAGGCGCGTGAGGAAGGCGACGTTCCGCGATCGCGTGAAGTGGCGACGTTCACGGTGCTGATGGCGTCGGGATGCTGCCTGTGGTTTGCCGGCGACGCCATCGTGCGCCGGCTGACGGCCGTGATGGTGTCCGGCCTGACCCTGGACCGGGAACAGATACTCAATCCGAATACCATGATTTTGCGCGTCGCCAGCGACGTCACCTCGGTACTGCTCACTTGCCTGCCGTACGCGGTGGCGATCATGGTGGTGGCGCTGGCGTCGCCGCTGCTGGTGGGCGGCTGGCTGTTTAGCTCGAAAGCGTTTACGCCCAATTTCGGCAAGCTCAATCCGATACGCGGGCTGGGCAACATGGTGTCGAAAAATGCCCTGGTCGAATTGCTGAAGGCGCTGGCCAAGACCCTGGTGGTCGGTTTTGTCGCCTGGCTGGTGATGCAGCATCACAAGGATGCCGTGCTGGGCCTGTCGGTTGAGTCCCTGCGCGCCGGTTCGGGCCACATGATCAGCATGTTGATCAGCGCCTTTCTGTTTATCGTCGGCGCACTGGGCCTGATCGCCGCCATCGACGGTCCGTACCAGATGTGGCACTACGCCAACAAGATGAAAATGACCCTGCAGGAAGTCAAGCAGGAAGCCAAGGAGTCGGACGGCAATCCGCAGATCAAGCAGAAGATCCGCCAGCTGCAGCACGAGATGTCGCGCCGGCGCATGATGGCCGACGTGCCGACCGCCGACGTGGTGGTGACCAATCCTACCCATTATGCGGTGGCGCTGAAATACGGCGAGAATTCGCGCGGTGCGCCGCAGGTGGTGGCCAAGGGCGCCGACGAGGTGGCCGCAAAAATCCGCGAACTGGCGGGCGAACACAAGGTCGCCATCCTGGAAGCGCCGGCGCTGGCGCGTGCGCTGTTCAAGCATACCGAGATTGGCGACGAGATTCCCGAAGCCCTGTACGGCGCCGTGGCCGAAGTGCTGGCCTATGTATTCCAGCTGCGCAGCCATGGCAACGGTCACGGCCAGCGCCCCGACAAGCCGAAAAAACTCGACGTGCCGCCGGAACTGGACCCGCTCAATCCCGCCGCGCAGAGCAAACCCGCGCCAGGCGCAGACAAGAACAATAAAGGAAGCACACCATGA